CCGGTTGCACTGCGGAGCCGGCTTGTGGAAACTGGCCGAAGTGTCGACCCCTCCAGCAGGAACCTCCTCCCCCATGCGTATCTGCATTTTCGGCGCGGGCGCCGTCGGCAGCCATTTTGCGGTGCGGCTGGCGCTGGCCGGGCACGACGTATCTTGCGTGATGCGCGGGCCGCATCTGGAAGCTGTGAAAGCGAACGGCCTGACGTTGCGGGTCGGCGACGCCGAATTCAAAGCAAGAGTGAACGCCTCCGACGATCCCGCCGCGCTGGGACCGCAGGATGTCGTGATCTCGACGCTGAAGGCGACGGGCGTCGCTGCGCTCGCGACCGGCCTCAAGCCGCTGCTGCGCGACGACACCGCCGTGGTGTTTGCCCAGAACGGGATTCCCTGGTGGTACGATATCGGACTATCGGCCGATCATCCGCCGCCGCCCGATCTCGGCTTTCTCGATCCCGGGAGCAAGCTGCGATCGGCGGTCGCAAAAGACCGCATCATCGGCGGGGTGATCTTTTCGTCGAACGAGGTGATCGCGCCCGGCGTGGTGGCCAATCTCTCGCCCGAGCG
The genomic region above belongs to Bradyrhizobium sediminis and contains:
- a CDS encoding 2-dehydropantoate 2-reductase, which translates into the protein MRICIFGAGAVGSHFAVRLALAGHDVSCVMRGPHLEAVKANGLTLRVGDAEFKARVNASDDPAALGPQDVVISTLKATGVAALATGLKPLLRDDTAVVFAQNGIPWWYDIGLSADHPPPPDLGFLDPGSKLRSAVAKDRIIGGVIFSSNEVIAPGVVANLSPERNMLLIGECDDRSSERIARLRAALEGALITSTPVARIRETIWTKLLTNMSMSVLCLLTGLTARGVRDDPALQEVIPRLLEEANAVAQSCFPGVKRLTRSGPAPDHKPSILQDYELGRAMEIDVLVRAPAAFARAADLPTPMLDLMAALAIRQARDKGLYQG